The sequence below is a genomic window from Thermorudis peleae.
TGAAGAGGGAGTGGCCTTTGTCCTCGCCGAAGTCGAGGCGCTGGTGCCTGACTACCGCCAGCGACTTGCGCCGAACGATGCCACAACCGTCGCGACGCTTGGTGTGGGTTCCGACCCAGCCGTGCAGCTCTATTGCACCTTGACAGTACAGGAGGATGGCACGGTTACCGCAAATCTGCTCGGCCCGCTTGTCATCGACTTCGGCCGTGGCCTCGGCTTCCAGCTTGTGCTCGCTGATTCCCCCTGGCCAGTCCGCTATCCCCTTAGCTCCCAGACACCTGAGGGCGAGCCATGCTCGTCCTAACCCGCCGCACTGGTGAAGCAATCGTCATTGGCGGCGCGATCCGCGTGGTCGTGCTCGGCGTCGAAGGTGAACGGGTTCGTCTTGGCATTGTGGCGCCACGTGATGTGGCTGTGCTGCGTGCTGAACTGGCTGATGCCGTCTCAGCCGAGAATGCCCAGGCAGCTCGCGCGGGAGCACAGCCAGATCTGTTGAGGCAGCTGCGTGAGCGCTTGCCACACGATGGCCATCCCCTGACGAACGAAGGCAGCCGCTAACCTCAGGGGTCGCCAGGATCGGCCACGCCAGGGCAGTAAATCCGCTGACGAACGAAGGCGGCTCCTCCCTCCGTCTGCTCTCTCCTCAAGATCACGCCCTACCCAACGCGGAGCAATGCGCCGTAAGCCGTAGCGCACCCCTCAAGTTTCTCGCCGACCTGCCGAAGACCAATGACGTGAAAGGAGGACGTGGCCGCCGGAAGCGGCCGGAGAACGCAAGGTCAACCGGGCGCAGCCCCGTTACCGCTGCGGCAGAGGTGAACTGACAGCATGAAACCGGCGCAGGGACGCGCCGGCAGAATTCGGCAGAGGAGGCCAAAACTATGCGGATTTATAACAATATCAATGCGGTTGACGCCCAGCGCAATCTGAGCATCACAGGCATGATGCTCTCCAAGTCAATCGAGAAGCTTTCCAGCGGCTTGCGGATCAACCGTGCAGCCGATGATGCCGCTGGCCTCTCGATTAGTGAGAAGTTGCGCGCGCAGATCAACGGCCTCGATCAGGCCACGCGCAACGCTCAGGACGGTATCTCGATGATCCAAACGGCGGAAGGTGCGCTCAACGAAGTGCACTCGATGCTCCAGCGCATGCGCGAACTGGCCGTCCAAGCCGCCAACGATACGTTGACGGCACAAGACCGCCAGGCAATCAACCTTGAGTTGCAGCAACTGCATGATGAGATCAACGCGATCGCGCAGCGCACGACCTTCAACGGCAAGCAATTGCTGACCGGCTCCTTGACCGCCCAGGTGGACCCATCGAGCACTGTCCTGACAGCTACGATCGCCGGTGCAGGCACTGATACGGCTTCAGTCTCCTCGGTCGTTGCCGATGCGAAGGCAGTAAGCGGCACCTATACCATTGCTGGATCGGGCTCACAGGTCACGCTCACCGTAGGATCGAATTCCCAGACGCTCGACCTGAGCTCAGTGAGCCTCACGGCAGGACAGTCCTACACGCTCAATTTCAACCAACTTGGCATTCAGATCACCGTGACGGCAGCTGCGGGGAACAGCGGGGCGATCACCGGAGCGAATATCGCAGGCGCATTGGATACCAAGACCGTCGTCGTGAATAACCAGTCGGCGAACTTCCAGGTCGGCGCGAACCAGACCGATGGCTTCCGTGTTGCCTTCTACGCTGTGCAGTTTGGCGCCAACGCTCCGCAAGCGCTGTCAGCGTTGGATACAGCACTCAACAATTTCGCGAATGCCGTCAACGGCACCGACAACACCGCACAGGTGAACGCTGCCCAATCGCTCATCACTGCCATCGACGGCGGGATCAACTATGTGAGCAATGTCCGTTCTGGCCTGGGCGCCGCCCAGAACCGGCTTGAGCACGCGGTGGCCAACCTCGGCGTGGCCCATGAGAACTTGATGGCCTCGGAGAGCCGTATCCGCGACGTTGACATGGCTGCCGAGATGGTCAACTTCACGCGGGCACAGATCCTGCAGCAGGCTGGCA
It includes:
- the csrA gene encoding carbon storage regulator CsrA; protein product: MLVLTRRTGEAIVIGGAIRVVVLGVEGERVRLGIVAPRDVAVLRAELADAVSAENAQAARAGAQPDLLRQLRERLPHDGHPLTNEGSR
- the fliW gene encoding flagellar assembly protein FliW; translation: MVAPQPRPSSFDDAPALTLPASILFPNGLVGCPDWQHFTLLALPDLPGLLLLRSNDEEGVAFVLAEVEALVPDYRQRLAPNDATTVATLGVGSDPAVQLYCTLTVQEDGTVTANLLGPLVIDFGRGLGFQLVLADSPWPVRYPLSSQTPEGEPCSS
- a CDS encoding flagellin, producing the protein MRIYNNINAVDAQRNLSITGMMLSKSIEKLSSGLRINRAADDAAGLSISEKLRAQINGLDQATRNAQDGISMIQTAEGALNEVHSMLQRMRELAVQAANDTLTAQDRQAINLELQQLHDEINAIAQRTTFNGKQLLTGSLTAQVDPSSTVLTATIAGAGTDTASVSSVVADAKAVSGTYTIAGSGSQVTLTVGSNSQTLDLSSVSLTAGQSYTLNFNQLGIQITVTAAAGNSGAITGANIAGALDTKTVVVNNQSANFQVGANQTDGFRVAFYAVQFGANAPQALSALDTALNNFANAVNGTDNTAQVNAAQSLITAIDGGINYVSNVRSGLGAAQNRLEHAVANLGVAHENLMASESRIRDVDMAAEMVNFTRAQILQQAGIAVLAQANTIPQSILQLLR